A part of Actinomycetota bacterium genomic DNA contains:
- the coxB gene encoding cytochrome c oxidase subunit II, producing MELFNRLSARGRRLLLGVLAAAFSLITSACNTDVGPQDYLSPLGPVARRADELWDLTFGIAVIIFVVVEAVLVYTLIRFRRRPGREAAQFHGNTKLEVVLTLVPTLILAGLAVPTVKAIADLSDKPANTLDITVTAKQFWWQYEYPDAGIVTANEMHVPTGQPVYLTLEGADVIHSFWIPKLTGKQDVVPGRTNNMYFIADTPGTYWGQCTEFCGLSHANMRLRVIAHEPAEFEQWLADQQQPAAANVTGAAGEGQQIFMENCVNCHAIAGTEAKGTTGPDLTHFASRETFAGAMFRNTPENLARWIDHPAAVKPGAQMPDYGLSAEEIDAVVAYLQTLE from the coding sequence ATGGAACTCTTCAACCGTCTGAGCGCGCGCGGCCGCCGGCTCCTGCTGGGCGTGCTCGCGGCGGCCTTCTCGCTGATCACCTCCGCCTGCAACACCGACGTCGGGCCGCAGGACTACCTGAGTCCCCTGGGCCCGGTCGCCCGCCGGGCCGACGAGCTGTGGGACCTCACCTTCGGGATCGCGGTGATCATCTTCGTCGTGGTCGAGGCGGTGCTGGTCTACACGCTGATCAGGTTCCGACGCCGCCCGGGGCGCGAGGCCGCCCAGTTCCACGGGAACACCAAGCTCGAGGTCGTCTTGACCCTGGTCCCGACCTTGATCCTGGCGGGACTGGCGGTCCCGACCGTGAAGGCGATCGCCGATCTCTCGGACAAGCCCGCGAACACCCTCGACATCACGGTTACGGCGAAGCAGTTCTGGTGGCAGTACGAGTATCCGGACGCAGGCATCGTGACTGCCAACGAGATGCACGTGCCCACGGGCCAGCCGGTTTATCTCACGCTGGAGGGCGCGGATGTGATCCACAGCTTCTGGATCCCGAAGCTCACCGGCAAGCAGGACGTGGTCCCGGGACGCACCAACAACATGTACTTCATCGCCGACACGCCCGGCACCTACTGGGGCCAGTGCACCGAGTTCTGTGGGCTGTCACATGCCAACATGAGGTTGCGCGTGATCGCGCACGAGCCGGCGGAGTTCGAGCAGTGGCTCGCGGATCAGCAGCAGCCCGCGGCGGCCAACGTGACGGGCGCGGCGGGGGAGGGCCAGCAGATCTTCATGGAGAACTGCGTGAACTGTCACGCTATCGCCGGCACCGAGGCGAAGGGGACGACGGGACCCGACCTGACCCACTTCGCGAGCCGCGAGACCTTCGCAGGTGCCATGTTCAGGAACACGCCCGAGAACCTCGCGCGATGGATCGACCACCCCGCGGCCGTCAAGCCCGGCGCGCAGATGCCGGATTATGGGCTGAGCGCGGAAGAGATCGACGCGGTCGTGGCATACCTGCAGACGCTGGAGTGA
- a CDS encoding cytochrome c oxidase subunit 3: MATHPAAVPAQHAHEEHLTSTGLDNVKMAMWAFLGSECLFFGSFISTYLLYRSRTNGGPDPAHIYDIPFTSVSSFVLLMSSLTMVLALAAIQRGDERGMRVWLFATAFLGMTFIGGQIYEFTTFYEEGLTLSTSPFGSSFFVLTGFHGAHVSVGILMLLALLGMSFAGRLAQADARKVELIGLYWHFVDIVWIVIFTVIYLVPTE, translated from the coding sequence GTGGCGACGCATCCGGCCGCCGTCCCGGCGCAGCACGCCCACGAGGAGCACCTGACCTCTACGGGACTCGACAACGTCAAGATGGCGATGTGGGCCTTCCTCGGCTCCGAGTGCCTCTTCTTCGGCTCGTTCATCTCCACCTACCTGCTGTACCGCAGCCGGACGAACGGCGGCCCCGACCCCGCACACATCTACGACATCCCGTTCACCTCGGTCAGCTCCTTCGTCCTGCTGATGTCGTCTCTCACGATGGTTCTCGCGCTCGCGGCGATCCAGCGTGGAGACGAACGCGGGATGCGGGTGTGGCTGTTCGCCACCGCCTTCCTCGGTATGACGTTCATCGGCGGACAGATCTACGAGTTCACCACGTTCTACGAAGAGGGACTCACCCTCAGCACCAGCCCCTTCGGGAGCTCCTTCTTCGTGCTCACCGGGTTCCACGGCGCCCACGTTTCGGTTGGGATATTGATGCTCCTGGCGCTGCTCGGGATGTCCTTCGCGGGCCGCCTCGCACAGGCCGACGCGCGCAAGGTCGAGCTGATCGGTCTGTACTGGCATTTCGTCGACATCGTCTGGATCGTGATCTTCACCGTCATCTATCTGGTTCCCACGGAGTGA
- the ctaD gene encoding cytochrome c oxidase subunit I — protein MATAALQQPRRSIFARPTATTGWYSWVTTVDHKKIGIMYGVTAFIFFLLGGLEALAVRAQLAVPDGEVLSAELYNQFFTMHGVTMIFLVVMPMGVAFFNFFIPLMIGARDVAFPRLNALSYWIFLFGGIFIYSSFFLGGAPDGGWFGYAPLSTSQQLPSNGMDFYAVGLQFLGIASLAGAINFIVTILNMRAPGMTLMRMPVFVWMTLVVSFLLLFAMPIIAVALFELMFDRLFGTTFFAVAAGGDPILWQHLFWLFGHPEVYILILPAMGIVSEVLPAFSRKPIFGYAAVVFAGAAIGFMGWGVWAHHMFAAGLGPVANSAFALSTMFIAVPTGVKIFNWIGTMWGGSLRFNTAMLFSVGFIAMFIIGGLSGVTHSIVPHDAQQTDTYYVVAHFHYVLFGGALFGIMSGFYYWWPKIFGHRLSEKIGKWNFWLWFIGFNLTFGPMHIVGLQGMPRRIYTYPEGMGWNMWNMMETVGSFLIAVATLIFLFNVAVSRRKGRHEAGADPWDARTLEWSIPSPPPEYNFAEIPVVTHRDDFWHKKYFVGPGKTAEPVFSGGAVDHAEHADHEGGHHIHMPSPSYFPVIAAFGMLVSAYAVIFALPAVVIGFLITTLGFFGWVFEPGTAE, from the coding sequence ATGGCAACGGCGGCATTGCAGCAGCCTCGGCGGAGCATCTTCGCGAGGCCGACCGCGACCACGGGCTGGTACTCGTGGGTGACAACCGTGGACCACAAGAAGATCGGGATCATGTACGGCGTCACGGCCTTCATCTTCTTCTTGCTCGGCGGCCTCGAGGCTCTTGCTGTTCGAGCGCAGCTCGCGGTGCCCGACGGCGAGGTGCTGAGCGCCGAGCTCTACAACCAGTTCTTCACGATGCACGGTGTCACGATGATCTTCCTCGTGGTGATGCCGATGGGGGTCGCGTTCTTCAACTTCTTCATCCCGTTGATGATCGGCGCGCGTGACGTGGCCTTCCCGCGCCTGAACGCGCTCAGCTACTGGATCTTCCTGTTCGGCGGCATCTTCATCTACTCGAGCTTCTTCCTGGGCGGTGCCCCCGACGGCGGCTGGTTCGGTTACGCGCCGTTGAGCACCAGTCAACAACTCCCGTCGAACGGCATGGACTTCTACGCGGTCGGGCTGCAGTTCCTCGGCATCGCTTCCCTCGCCGGTGCCATCAACTTCATCGTCACGATCCTGAACATGAGGGCGCCGGGGATGACGCTCATGCGCATGCCCGTCTTCGTGTGGATGACCCTGGTTGTGTCGTTCCTGTTGCTCTTCGCGATGCCGATCATCGCCGTCGCCTTGTTCGAGCTGATGTTCGACCGCCTGTTCGGAACGACGTTCTTCGCCGTTGCCGCCGGGGGTGATCCGATCCTGTGGCAGCACCTCTTCTGGCTCTTCGGACACCCAGAGGTCTACATCTTGATCCTGCCCGCGATGGGGATCGTGTCCGAGGTGCTTCCGGCTTTCTCGCGCAAGCCGATCTTCGGCTACGCGGCGGTCGTGTTCGCGGGGGCCGCGATCGGTTTCATGGGCTGGGGCGTCTGGGCGCACCACATGTTCGCGGCCGGTCTCGGCCCCGTTGCGAACTCGGCCTTCGCGTTGTCGACGATGTTCATCGCGGTACCGACCGGCGTGAAGATCTTCAACTGGATCGGCACCATGTGGGGCGGCTCGTTGCGGTTCAACACCGCGATGTTGTTCTCGGTCGGCTTCATCGCGATGTTCATCATCGGCGGTCTCTCCGGCGTCACCCACTCGATCGTCCCTCACGACGCGCAGCAGACCGACACCTATTACGTGGTCGCCCACTTCCACTACGTGCTGTTCGGCGGCGCGCTCTTCGGGATCATGTCGGGCTTCTACTACTGGTGGCCGAAGATCTTCGGGCACCGGCTCTCGGAGAAGATCGGTAAGTGGAACTTCTGGCTGTGGTTCATCGGGTTCAACCTGACCTTCGGGCCGATGCACATCGTCGGTCTTCAGGGGATGCCGCGCCGGATCTACACCTATCCCGAGGGGATGGGTTGGAACATGTGGAACATGATGGAGACCGTTGGGTCGTTCCTGATCGCGGTCGCGACGTTGATCTTCCTCTTCAACGTCGCCGTCAGCCGGCGCAAGGGCCGCCACGAGGCCGGCGCCGACCCATGGGACGCAAGAACGCTGGAATGGAGCATTCCGTCGCCGCCACCCGAGTACAACTTCGCCGAGATCCCTGTCGTCACTCACCGCGATGACTTCTGGCACAAGAAGTACTTCGTGGGCCCCGGCAAGACCGCGGAGCCCGTCTTCTCGGGTGGAGCCGTGGATCACGCCGAGCACGCGGACCATGAAGGCGGCCACCACATCCACATGCCCTCGCCCTCGTACTTCCCCGTGATCGCGGCCTTCGGCATGCTCGTCAGCGCGTACGCGGTCATCTTTGCGCTGCCCGCCGTGGTGATCGGGTTCCTCATCACGACGCTTGGCTTCTTCGGGTGGGTCTTCGAGCCTGGAACGGCCGAATAG
- a CDS encoding TlpA family protein disulfide reductase: protein MGAREEVEEEVVDRPLQRRLIVVVPALVLLGLIAYGSLTTAHQTSQNELPSFTLPLLDGGTLSNDDLQGQPVVLNFWASWCAPCREEAPLLEELWREYREQGVRFVGVNVQDNELGARDFQKEFGVTYPIALDPRDELAGPLGVLGLPQTFFIGPDGRFLEQQAGPQVGESRGTQVLGAISEETLRDGIEKLLEEST, encoded by the coding sequence ATGGGTGCTCGTGAAGAGGTGGAAGAGGAGGTCGTCGATCGGCCCCTTCAGCGGAGGTTGATCGTCGTCGTTCCGGCCCTCGTGCTGCTCGGCCTGATCGCGTACGGCTCGCTTACGACCGCGCACCAGACATCGCAGAACGAGCTTCCTTCCTTCACCTTGCCGCTGCTCGACGGAGGCACGCTTTCGAACGACGACCTCCAGGGGCAGCCGGTGGTGCTGAACTTCTGGGCCTCGTGGTGCGCGCCGTGTCGCGAGGAGGCTCCGTTGCTCGAGGAGCTGTGGCGTGAGTACAGAGAGCAGGGCGTCAGGTTCGTCGGCGTGAACGTGCAGGACAACGAGCTGGGAGCGCGGGACTTCCAGAAGGAGTTCGGCGTCACCTACCCCATCGCGCTGGACCCCCGTGACGAGCTGGCGGGTCCTCTGGGCGTGCTCGGCTTGCCGCAGACCTTCTTCATAGGTCCCGACGGCCGGTTTCTCGAGCAACAGGCCGGGCCGCAGGTGGGTGAGAGCAGGGGAACGCAGGTGCTCGGTGCGATCTCCGAGGAGACGCTCAGAGACGGGATCGAGAAGCTGCTGGAGGAAAGCACCTGA
- a CDS encoding cytochrome c oxidase assembly protein has product MTLAAAGVSGLGWHAHPDVWLLVVLLSFGYIAALRSWGPQRAPLGEPVATRKQKRFFFAGIVMLWLGADWPMHELSEDYLFSAHMVQHTLFSLVAPPLLVLGMPKWLLRSLIGGPKVMKVARVVTRPMFGLLLFNGVIVVTHWPWLVDLSLRSELVHFSLHSVLFSSAVLMWWPVVDRLPELSRLSPPGKMLYLFLQSIIPTVPASFLTFANTPIYEFYATVPRLWGIDVITDQQSAGLIMKIGGGLLLWLVITYLFFRWNAAEERQEVDEVSWDDFERGLQTWELRQG; this is encoded by the coding sequence ATGACCCTCGCCGCCGCGGGCGTGTCGGGTCTGGGTTGGCACGCGCACCCCGACGTGTGGTTGTTGGTCGTCTTGCTCTCGTTCGGGTACATCGCGGCGCTGCGGTCGTGGGGTCCGCAGAGGGCTCCGCTGGGAGAGCCCGTTGCGACGCGCAAACAGAAGCGCTTCTTCTTCGCGGGGATAGTGATGCTGTGGCTGGGGGCGGACTGGCCGATGCACGAGCTCTCCGAGGACTACCTCTTCTCTGCGCACATGGTGCAGCACACCCTGTTCTCGCTGGTCGCGCCGCCGCTCCTCGTCCTCGGGATGCCGAAGTGGTTGTTGCGGTCGTTGATCGGCGGGCCCAAGGTCATGAAGGTGGCGCGCGTGGTGACGCGGCCCATGTTCGGGCTGCTGCTCTTCAACGGCGTCATCGTCGTCACCCACTGGCCCTGGCTGGTCGACCTGTCGCTGAGGTCCGAGCTCGTTCACTTCTCGTTGCACTCGGTGCTGTTCTCCTCCGCGGTGCTGATGTGGTGGCCGGTCGTGGATCGGCTGCCCGAGCTATCGCGGCTGTCGCCGCCGGGGAAGATGCTCTATCTGTTCCTGCAGTCGATCATCCCGACCGTTCCAGCGTCGTTCTTGACGTTCGCGAACACCCCCATCTACGAGTTCTACGCAACCGTTCCGCGCCTGTGGGGGATCGACGTGATAACCGATCAGCAGTCGGCCGGCTTGATCATGAAGATAGGTGGCGGTTTGCTACTGTGGCTCGTCATCACCTACCTGTTCTTCAGGTGGAACGCGGCGGAGGAACGGCAGGAGGTTGACGAGGTGAGCTGGGACGATTTCGAACGCGGTCTTCAGACGTGGGAGCTGAGACAGGGATGA
- a CDS encoding cytochrome C oxidase subunit IV family protein has translation MASSELHAPREEEALHEHPSPRKYVWIAIILAIVTAAEVAIYYIPALESLLVPFLIAFALIKFIMVALYFMHLKFDSKLFRRFFVTGVVLALVVFTVVLLTFFLRPETAGVTG, from the coding sequence ATGGCATCTAGCGAGCTTCACGCGCCGAGAGAAGAAGAGGCCCTGCACGAGCATCCGAGCCCTCGGAAGTACGTGTGGATCGCGATCATCCTGGCGATCGTTACGGCGGCGGAGGTCGCGATCTACTACATCCCGGCGCTGGAGAGCCTCCTCGTCCCGTTCTTGATCGCGTTCGCGCTGATCAAGTTCATCATGGTGGCGCTTTACTTCATGCACCTGAAGTTCGACAGCAAGCTGTTTCGTCGTTTCTTCGTCACCGGAGTTGTTCTCGCCCTGGTGGTATTCACCGTGGTTCTGCTGACCTTCTTCTTGCGGCCGGAAACAGCCGGCGTAACCGGCTAG
- a CDS encoding cytochrome c oxidase subunit 3: MGAAGTAVKEAEISASALGMILFISSEVMFFAGLFGAYFTIRATAPEWPPVGVHLAVLLPAIATGVLVASSLSMHRAAQGAERGERSQTSRWLLITIVLGVVFLAGQAYEYSQLGFTVADHAFGTLFYSMTGFHALHVFGGIVTLGLVTIKNARGSVTAERHGPVAAATLYWHFVDVVWVLLFATLYLLR; this comes from the coding sequence ATGGGCGCGGCGGGCACCGCGGTGAAGGAAGCGGAGATATCGGCTTCGGCTCTCGGGATGATCCTGTTCATCTCGTCAGAGGTCATGTTCTTCGCCGGACTTTTCGGGGCCTACTTCACGATCCGGGCTACGGCTCCGGAGTGGCCGCCGGTTGGTGTGCACCTGGCGGTGCTGCTGCCCGCCATCGCGACGGGAGTGCTGGTCGCCTCATCGCTCTCCATGCACCGGGCCGCGCAGGGGGCCGAGCGCGGCGAGCGCAGCCAGACCTCGAGGTGGCTCTTGATCACGATCGTGTTGGGCGTCGTGTTCCTCGCGGGCCAGGCCTATGAGTACTCGCAGCTCGGCTTCACCGTTGCCGACCACGCATTCGGGACGCTCTTCTATTCGATGACGGGGTTCCACGCGCTCCACGTCTTCGGCGGCATCGTGACGCTCGGGCTCGTAACGATCAAGAACGCGCGCGGCAGCGTGACCGCTGAGCGACACGGCCCGGTGGCCGCAGCGACCCTCTACTGGCACTTCGTCGACGTCGTTTGGGTGCTGCTCTTCGCGACGCTGTATCTGCTGCGCTAG
- a CDS encoding cupredoxin domain-containing protein, giving the protein MSQHAGDRPLSHEVRLRLPLPVVIPLGALLAIAAVTFGMSRILLSVPKEIAVVIALAIGANILIACAFVALRPESARRSWSELLIVAAYPLVIGVVIASLGLGHGDSAGEAEHAGAEAAAAAGAAAVSAANVAFSTDTIELKAKTEETIPFVNDDSAEHNIAIYEDDSATKELFKGEIIPGGQETTYTIPPLAKGEYYFQCDVHPGMNGTVTVQ; this is encoded by the coding sequence ATGAGCCAACACGCGGGGGACCGGCCCCTCAGCCACGAGGTACGTCTGCGCCTCCCTCTTCCCGTCGTCATCCCTCTCGGTGCGCTGCTTGCGATAGCGGCGGTGACGTTCGGCATGTCGCGCATCCTGTTGTCCGTGCCGAAGGAGATCGCCGTGGTGATCGCGCTCGCGATCGGGGCGAACATCCTCATCGCCTGCGCCTTCGTCGCTCTTCGTCCCGAATCGGCTCGCCGTTCATGGTCCGAGCTCCTGATCGTGGCGGCCTACCCGCTCGTGATCGGTGTCGTGATCGCGTCGCTCGGGCTCGGTCACGGGGACTCTGCCGGTGAGGCGGAGCATGCCGGTGCAGAGGCCGCGGCCGCCGCCGGCGCCGCAGCCGTCTCCGCCGCGAACGTCGCCTTTTCGACCGACACGATCGAACTGAAGGCGAAGACGGAAGAGACGATCCCCTTCGTGAACGATGACTCCGCCGAGCACAACATCGCGATCTACGAGGACGACTCCGCTACGAAGGAACTCTTCAAGGGCGAGATCATCCCGGGCGGCCAGGAGACGACCTACACGATTCCTCCGCTGGCCAAGGGCGAGTACTACTTCCAGTGCGACGTGCATCCCGGGATGAACGGAACGGTCACGGTCCAGTAG
- a CDS encoding cytochrome c maturation protein CcmE produces MQPAPTSTDPKRRAKFVIGGGVILLSLVALVGWAMGRPNSTSFFYTPTEVIELAAAPGAEEYRVNAKVLPDSVERDGLTTRFDISDGNTALAVTTDQPLPDAFWTAMANGSSEVEVVARGRYDGTVFQASEVLAKCPSKFKAKAA; encoded by the coding sequence ATGCAGCCGGCCCCCACGAGCACAGACCCCAAGAGGCGCGCCAAGTTCGTCATAGGTGGAGGAGTGATACTCCTCAGCTTGGTCGCGCTCGTCGGGTGGGCCATGGGACGCCCGAACTCCACCTCTTTCTTCTATACGCCGACAGAGGTCATCGAGCTCGCCGCCGCCCCGGGGGCAGAGGAGTACCGGGTGAACGCCAAGGTCCTCCCCGACAGCGTCGAGCGGGACGGGCTCACCACCAGGTTCGACATCTCGGACGGCAACACCGCGCTCGCCGTCACCACCGATCAACCGCTGCCGGACGCGTTCTGGACCGCGATGGCGAACGGCTCCTCGGAGGTAGAGGTCGTAGCGCGCGGCCGCTATGACGGAACGGTCTTCCAAGCGAGCGAGGTCCTCGCCAAGTGCCCGTCGAAGTTCAAGGCCAAAGCGGCGTAG
- a CDS encoding copper resistance protein CopC, translating to MSLEDHMSPLHRVVAAAFVASMLGVLTASGALGHGAIRDSSPAAGTVVTKAPKEVTLILAEPAGPGSTLVVLDGCGVEVSRGESIQRELYSTAIDGGQPGTWKVRMRSISAVDGHAVTAQFSFKVAGSNDCTSAFDAADDAITSSRPPIDNPDDGGTSFPIAAFAAGTLIVVGLALAIRRPWSRS from the coding sequence ATGAGCCTGGAGGATCACATGAGCCCTCTGCATCGGGTCGTCGCTGCCGCCTTCGTCGCCTCGATGCTCGGCGTGCTCACGGCGTCCGGCGCCCTGGGGCACGGCGCGATCCGGGATTCGTCGCCGGCGGCCGGGACCGTCGTGACAAAGGCACCGAAAGAGGTGACCCTGATCCTCGCCGAGCCGGCGGGGCCGGGGTCGACTCTGGTCGTGCTCGACGGCTGCGGCGTCGAGGTGTCGCGGGGTGAGTCGATCCAACGGGAGCTCTACTCCACCGCTATCGACGGCGGCCAGCCCGGGACCTGGAAGGTCCGCATGCGATCGATCTCTGCGGTCGACGGACACGCGGTCACAGCACAGTTCTCGTTCAAGGTCGCCGGCAGCAACGACTGCACCAGCGCATTCGACGCGGCCGACGATGCGATCACGTCGAGCCGCCCGCCGATCGACAACCCCGACGATGGCGGGACGAGCTTTCCGATCGCCGCCTTTGCCGCAGGGACCCTCATCGTCGTAGGGCTCGCTCTGGCGATCAGGCGCCCGTGGAGCCGGAGCTAG